The genomic window AGCGTCTGAGTTGAGCTTTGGTGCAAAATGTCTTCCTTGGCTTATGCATTTGAGGAGTTGAGCTTCACATGTGTGGCATTGTTGGCATTGTTTCTACTGCGCTGGTCAATCAGCAGATCTATGACAGCTTGCTGCTTCTACAGCATCGGGGTCAGGACTCTACTGGCATAGCCACCATGGATGGCAGTGTTTTTCACTTGCACAAGGCAAGGGGGCAAGTGCGGGAGGCCTATCGCACACGTGATATGCGTTCCTTAATCGGTAATATTGGTCTTGGTCATGTTAGATATGCAACAAAGGGTGCAGCTGAGCGAGAAGAAGAAGCACAACCATTTTATGTGAATGCTCCTTACGGAATCATTCTTATTCATAACGGTAACCTTACTAATACTCGAGAGCTTGATCGCGACTTGTTCAATATTGATCGTCGCCACACAAATTCAAAGAGTGATACGGAGATGTTGCTTAATGTTCTAGCTACTGAATTGCAATTGAAAATTTATGGCAGTGATCTTACTCCAGATCAGGTATTTGATGCTGTTACATCTGTACATCAACGAGTAGAAGGTTCTTATACATCTATTGCTTTGATTGCAGGGCACGGTCTTCTTGCCTTTCGTGATCCGTTTGGCATTAGGCCATTGGTACTTGGTAAACGTAAGTCTTTAGAAGGTGCTGATGAGTGGATTGTCGCTAGTGAGTCATTGGTATTAGAGAATGGTGATTATGAGATTGTTAGGGATGTTGATCCTGGTGAGGCGATTTTCATTACTCAAAATGGCGAGCTTTATTCACGTCAGTGTGCGAAGAATCCGCGTCTTGTGCCATGTTCATTTGAGTATGTTTATCTTGCTCGACCTGATTCAGTGATGAGTGGAATCTCGGTTTATGAGGCTCGATTAAGGATGGGGGATCGTCTTGCAGAAACTATTGAAAAGTACACGCCATCTGGAGATATAGATGTTGTGATGCCAATTCCTGACTCTTCACGGCCTGCTGCTATGCAAGTGGCTAGACAGCTTGGGATTGAATATCGTGAGGGCTTTTTTAAAAATCGTTATGTAGGCCGTACATTTATCATGCCTGGACAAGCTCAACGTAAGAAATCTGTTAGACAAAAGTTAAATGCTATGGGAACAGAATTTAAAGGTAAGAATGTTTTAATTGTGGATGATTCAATTGTACGTGGTACGACTTCGAAGGAGATAGTACAAATGGCTCGAGTTGCTGGTGCGAATAAAGTCACGTTTACCTCTGCAGCACCACCAGTGCGGTATTCACATGTTTATGGTATAAATATGCCAAATCGTCATGAGCTGATTGCTTATAATCGCACTATTCCTGAAATCTCTTCTGAACTTTCAACGGATCACATGGTCTATCAAGAGGTTGCTGATCTAGAAGCAGCAATTGTTGAAGGTTCAGGTGTTTCTGAACTTGAGCTTTCTTGTTTTACCGGAGAGTATATTACAGGGACAGTTACTTCTGAATATCTCGATTGGATAGAACGCACACAATTGTCTTGATAAAGGTGACTATCAAGGCCTTAAGTGTTAAATGTTTAATCTAAAGTATTATTAGTGGTGATTAGTGGCACCAGTTTTTGAATTTCTTCGTTGTCTTTTAATTCCACAATATTTAGACTCGGTTTGATCGGTATGGTCAGTTCCAGCTTTCCAGCTTCAATACGGCCATGGCGACCTTGGCTACTGACTAGGCCGACCAACCTATTGCCATTACAGATGTCAACGACTCGATCTTGATCTCGGCTTGAATCTTTTATTGTTAATCCAATTTCCCCTAAATCTCCTCTCTGGCAGATTCTTATCGAAGAGACCAATATTTTTGCGAATTTACCTAGGCGTGTTGCAAGTAATACAGTGCTTTCACAGTTTGGTGGACAAGATACTGCTCCAACGACCATTTCTTCTGGTAATAGTCGCATTGTCATAGGCCCCTGAGCTAATTTTCCCATCAATGGCATGCTGTCGTTATTAACATTAATTCTGATTACTCTTCCTATATTACTTGCTAGAATAACATCATCATTTGCTTTGCAAATGAATGCTGATTTTAAGATAACACCATCTTTCAATTTAACAATGGTTGCTGCTCTTCCGGAAAGTTCCATCACTTCTTCTATGGGTAATCGCTTGAAGCGTCCATCGCTGCTAAGTAGGCCTAGGCTTAGGTTTTGATCTACGGGCAAGGGGAATATATTGATCAATGTTTCTTTTTCTAATCCTCCTGGTAGGAAGCGTTCCAGCGACCCGGGTTGTTGCCCTGCAAATTCCCAGCGGACTAGAGCTACTCGACCATTGTTTGTCACCGCAAGTAGACGTGGGGCTGGTTCAATTGGCAAGATCAATCTGGCTGGCGAAGGTCCATCGCTGAGTTTGCAGGCTTCGTTGAGGTGAAGTCGACCGAGGATTTGAGGGCTCATTACCTTGACCTGGCTGTCTTGTTGGATGAGTATTCGTCCATCACTTGGCAGGGCGGATAGTGCTTGTTGTCGTTGAACTTCCGCATTCGGTCTTTGGTTTGCCGCTCGCTCAGCGACCAGATCATCGCCACCCTCCACAAGGCGAGTTCGCCGGGGGTTGTTAAAGCGTTTTTTGAGCTGTCGAAGT from Prochlorococcus marinus str. MIT 9313 includes these protein-coding regions:
- the purF gene encoding amidophosphoribosyltransferase, producing the protein MCGIVGIVSTALVNQQIYDSLLLLQHRGQDSTGIATMDGSVFHLHKARGQVREAYRTRDMRSLIGNIGLGHVRYATKGAAEREEEAQPFYVNAPYGIILIHNGNLTNTRELDRDLFNIDRRHTNSKSDTEMLLNVLATELQLKIYGSDLTPDQVFDAVTSVHQRVEGSYTSIALIAGHGLLAFRDPFGIRPLVLGKRKSLEGADEWIVASESLVLENGDYEIVRDVDPGEAIFITQNGELYSRQCAKNPRLVPCSFEYVYLARPDSVMSGISVYEARLRMGDRLAETIEKYTPSGDIDVVMPIPDSSRPAAMQVARQLGIEYREGFFKNRYVGRTFIMPGQAQRKKSVRQKLNAMGTEFKGKNVLIVDDSIVRGTTSKEIVQMARVAGANKVTFTSAAPPVRYSHVYGINMPNRHELIAYNRTIPEISSELSTDHMVYQEVADLEAAIVEGSGVSELELSCFTGEYITGTVTSEYLDWIERTQLS